ggCTGTGGATGTTTAGTGCTTTGTGGATCCAttagtcaggggtggccaaaatgtggttttccagatgtccatgggccagcatggtgctggcaggggctcatggtctttgtagtacatggacatccaaagagccacagtttggctacccctgcactaggtgcTTGGGTGGGACCTGGCATCAGCCTGTGGGAAGTGAGTTGCTGCCAGTGACACAAGGTATCCttataaaatctgagtccagtagcacctttaagaccaacaaagatttattcaaggtgtgagctttcgagtgtcctGTAAAACAGATGGCCACATACGGTCATCCTAGTCTAAGGAGCAGAAAGAGCCAACTATTTCCTTTGGGAAAGCAAAGCTAATGAGTGTTCCAGTTGGCAGGCTGGCCTTTTCTGGGACTCTCCTCCCCCAGGAGCAGCGGCTATGGTCAGAGCATCACAAGCTCTGGAACAGAATTCACTCTGGAGGGACCAGGCTGCCTGGACACCTGTGCCCAGACTGTCCTGTTGTTTCCTTCATCAGTGATTGTGCCCCATGGCATATTGGCCAGAGGGAGCAACAGTTCAACAGCCCAGGAGATCTCTTTGTGCCGTTTTATTCCTGGCAGAAGAGGCCCAGAGAGAGTGACATCAATTGTAAAGTGGAGCTCAGGCTGCCTGGTAGACAAAGGGTCCTAGGTATTTGTGTGAAtgagtatgtttgtgtgtgtggggggggggggggttactactAGGTTTCTATATCTTGATGGGATCTGCCTTGCTGCCTTTCAGATTACTCTCCCAAAGGGAACTTGTTGGTCTCCCCAGGCCAAGGTTCCAGTAGCAGCAGGTCCCTGTGGCTAACAATGGCACGTCCCACCTACCAGATCACATCGGTCCAAGGTAAGAGCCTTCATTCTTGGGCAGGGGGTGCTTTCTGGGTTGCTGGCCTGTCATGGAACAAGTACCTGCCCCAGGCTGAAGACATGTTCTAGACCAAGGCAgctaaactgtgactctccagatgtccacaaactAGTTTCCATGAtctcctgccagcacatgcaagctgatgataattgtagtccatggacatctggagagccacaggttggtcATCCCTGCTGAGCTAAAGACTTTTCAGAGCAAGCATGAAAGCTCTTAACAGGAAactcttccatccatccatccactcactcactcactcactcattttaTTTCAACCTGCTCTGACCTATCTATCTCATCCTGTAGGCTTCCTTCTGTTCTGGGCTGCTCTGCATTTCAGCACCTGGAATGTTTGCACACCAGTAGGTGAGAGGAAGAGGTGCAtgctgggaggagaggggagggggtcttGCCCCAGGACTGGCCTGTCTCTGATCGGACTGGTGCCTTGGCAGGGAGGACTACCCATCAGGACTTCCCATGCCTGAGATCTTCATCTCCCCCAGGGCTGAGTCTGCCTGTGTTCACTCCTCTCTTCTCTTCCAGATCCTGGGCCCATTTCAGGAGCACCTATGGTCCCAGACAGTGCAATGAACAACACTGGCATGATTCCCGTAAGATAACCCAGCCACTAGCTGCAGCATGGGAGTCAGGGTGGGAACTGCAGGGAGGGGAGACTTTCTAGGGGACCATCCTCTGGTGGGACAGACGTCTGTAGTTGTTGGAAGATTTGGGGAGCAAGGAGAAAGAGATAAAAACGAATGTGAAGGCAAGGCAGAAGACCTTGAAGAGAGTTCAGGCAGTGGCTGATTCTGCTGGCGATGCACTGGACGTGTGGCCAGGGAACACCTTGAAACTTGGCAAGGTCACTGCCTCCTCGGGGccaagagatctcctggaattacaacagatctctggacaacagagatgagttcccctggagaaaacagcccctTCAGAGAGCATGTTCTATGCCTCTGTATTCTGCTAAGGTCCCACTTCTCCCCAAACCCTAtcctctccaccccaaaatctccatgaatttcccaacctggagctggtaaacCCCATTGCCTCCTCTCCTGACAGCTCACCTGCCAAAGCTTCCAGTGCTCTGGGGAGAGATGCTAccaggaggaagcacagggcaacaacacagagccctgccacaaCGCTACTCACTGTGAGGTAGGAGCCCCAGGATGCTCTGCAGGCAGAAGagccggggagggggtgggtcaactgGGGCAGGAAGTGGGATACAcccttctcttcccccatccccatTAAGGCAACCTGAGAAACACAGGCTGTTGGCTTGCCCCAGCGAATGGTCCTGTTTCTCTTTCAGCTTTTCCGGTTCAACAGCACCAGCTACACAGCCCGGTGCAGCAGTGAGTGTGGGGGTAGCAACGGCACGGAGATGTGCATGACCAATCACAGCATGAGCATGAGCCTGTGCACGGTGGAGTGCTGTGCTTCACCCAACTGCCTCAGTCTCAATGCCACAGCTTACGGTAGGCGAACCTAACGGGAGCCATTTCCTCAGCAAATGGTGTGTCTTTTCCTTGCTACCCATGatatccaggtttgattccctactcctccacctgcagccagctgggtgaccttgggccagtcacagttctcacagaggtctctcagcctcaccgaccccacagggagtctgtgatagggagaggaagggtaggtgattgtaagctgattttaCACTCCTTCAAGTAGCGAAAATCGGGGTACAAagaatccatctcttcttcttttactaatTGATGTATAGTTGAATCAATACTTAAATATGGGGGATGTGGCCTGTGTTCAAGGTTTCCATCCAGCTGGGCACAGCTATATTCTCAGGCAGGCCTTTCCCAGTTGTCTGGAACACAACTGCCCCTAGATCCATGGAACCAAGAGCTGTCTAAGAAAGATTCTCTTTGAGGCCCCAAACCCTGTCTCCACCCTCTTCTCCTCTTGTGTCTCTTCCAGGTGACCTGCCACCCACCACCACGCCGGCCCCCACAACAACCACCACCAAAGCGCCCCCCAAAAACGTAGGTGCCGTTTCATGTTTGTGCAAGAAGTGACATTTCCCTAGCTGCTCTGGCCCTATAGGATTTTTGTCCTGCTGTGGAAATAATGTTCCTGCcaatcaagagccagcttggtgtaatggttaaagagcagtggactctaacctggggagccagatttgattcctcactcttacacatgaagccagctgggtgaccttgggccagccacagttctgttagcggtgttctcacagagcagttctctcagagctctctctgccctacctacctcacctgGCGTCTattgttggaagaggaagggcaggtgattgtaagcctttttgagatgcctttggatagtgaaaagccagagtttcagaatcagaattcttcttcttcttcttcttcttcttcttcttcttcttcttcttcttcttcttcttcttcttcttcttcttcttcttcttcttcttcttcccaaccatGGGCATTCTTCTCTGGGCTCTGAGActgcctgtcttccttccttccaggggaAAGTGTGCTCAACCTTCACCTGCCATGGAGATGGGTGCTACAAGGGCAAGAAGACTTCAGCTGGCTGCATCGTGGGTTTTGACTTCTGTGAGGTACTGTTTCTCCCCTCACGCAGACCTGCACCAGGCTTTTGCCATGTTGCG
Above is a window of Paroedura picta isolate Pp20150507F chromosome 5, Ppicta_v3.0, whole genome shotgun sequence DNA encoding:
- the LOC143837438 gene encoding uncharacterized protein LOC143837438, whose product is MARPTYQITSVQGFLLFWAALHFSTWNVCTPVDPGPISGAPMVPDSAMNNTGMIPLTCQSFQCSGERCYQEEAQGNNTEPCHNATHCELFRFNSTSYTARCSSECGGSNGTEMCMTNHSMSMSLCTVECCASPNCLSLNATAYGDLPPTTTPAPTTTTTKAPPKNGKVCSTFTCHGDGCYKGKKTSAGCIVGFDFCEMKKTGPHYVAGCSKLCKTSGKPCTTGSTAPCYQECCPAMPKSSCLKLDGKVHFNRAGSLAPAPLLQILTGVALLGMNYVLSFSLGSH